The following are from one region of the Patescibacteria group bacterium genome:
- a CDS encoding GIY-YIG nuclease family protein translates to MKLLDQAKKLPQSHGVYFFIDLKGEPIYIGKATSLRSRVLSYFRDSQGRMDSRIKEMVNSSIRIKFQETDSVLEALILEANLIKKYQPKYNIKEKDDKSFNYIAITEEEFPRLLALRRRDIEKDERKAKNIKVKYLFGPFPQGGSLKDALKIIRKIFPFRDKCLPLSGKACFNRQIGLCPGVCSGEISKEDYAKIIRNIKLFFEGKKKNILRNLKIEMNLLAKNREFEKADIIKNKIFSLNHIQDVALIKDDDYPYKPVRRIRIEAYDVAHISGKFTVGVFTVLEDGRLKKSDYRLFKIKGVKKSDDIASLREILLRRLSHKEWPLPDLIVVDGGKAQKNMAERILRENRLKISVVSVVKDERHRPSGFLGLKKQIDNFKKEILLSNYEAHRFAIGYHKKLRSVI, encoded by the coding sequence ATGAAATTATTGGATCAAGCTAAAAAGTTGCCGCAAAGCCATGGAGTGTATTTTTTTATTGATTTGAAAGGGGAGCCCATTTATATTGGCAAAGCGACATCTCTGCGTTCTCGCGTACTTTCGTATTTTCGTGATTCGCAGGGAAGAATGGATTCAAGAATTAAGGAGATGGTGAATTCATCTATAAGAATAAAATTTCAAGAGACAGATAGCGTACTGGAGGCTCTGATACTTGAAGCGAATCTTATAAAAAAATATCAGCCGAAATATAATATTAAAGAAAAGGACGATAAGAGTTTCAATTATATTGCAATTACTGAGGAGGAATTTCCGCGTTTACTCGCGCTTCGCCGCCGTGATATTGAGAAAGATGAGAGGAAAGCCAAAAATATTAAAGTTAAATATTTATTCGGTCCGTTTCCTCAAGGGGGAAGCCTAAAAGACGCTCTTAAGATTATTCGCAAAATATTTCCTTTTAGAGACAAGTGCCTGCCCTTAAGCGGGAAGGCTTGTTTTAATAGGCAGATAGGGCTTTGCCCCGGAGTATGTTCAGGCGAGATTTCAAAAGAAGATTATGCCAAGATAATAAGAAATATAAAATTATTTTTTGAGGGAAAGAAAAAGAATATATTGAGAAATCTAAAGATAGAGATGAATCTTCTTGCGAAAAATCGCGAATTTGAAAAAGCCGATATTATAAAAAATAAAATTTTTTCTTTAAATCATATACAAGATGTGGCTCTTATAAAAGATGACGATTATCCTTATAAGCCGGTTCGTCGCATTAGAATAGAAGCTTATGATGTGGCTCATATCTCAGGCAAGTTTACAGTCGGTGTATTTACGGTCTTAGAAGACGGCAGACTTAAGAAGTCAGATTATCGTTTATTTAAAATAAAAGGAGTAAAGAAGTCCGATGATATCGCTTCTTTGAGAGAGATTTTGTTAAGAAGATTGTCTCATAAAGAATGGCCTCTACCTGATTTGATTGTTGTAGACGGCGGTAAGGCTCAAAAGAATATGGCTGAGAGAATACTGAGAGAAAATAGATTAAAAATATCGGTAGTCAGCGTGGTTAAAGACGAGAGACACAGACCGTCCGGCTTCTTGGGGTTAAAAAAACAGATTGATAATTTTAAGAAAGAGATACTTCTTTCTAATTACGAAGCGCATCGATTTGCCATCGGATATCATAAAAAATTAAGGTCTGTGATATAA
- a CDS encoding GNAT family N-acetyltransferase, translated as MENGENINLKKATISDIPTLIEIERSVAGTNIYSPMLQADEWEEELQRGDVYLIVHDGATVGNISYREKDKNHVYISGLAIDPHFQGRGIAREAMIRILEKLKDISRVDMVTHPDNVRALKLYQSLGFIIESRKENFYGDGEPRLVLVLKNN; from the coding sequence ATGGAAAACGGAGAAAATATAAATCTCAAGAAGGCTACCATTTCTGATATTCCAACATTAATAGAAATTGAAAGAAGTGTTGCTGGAACAAATATTTATTCACCAATGCTGCAAGCTGATGAATGGGAAGAAGAATTACAAAGAGGTGATGTCTACCTGATAGTACATGACGGTGCCACAGTGGGTAATATTTCATATAGAGAAAAAGATAAAAATCATGTTTATATCAGTGGCTTAGCTATTGATCCTCATTTTCAAGGTCGAGGCATTGCCAGAGAAGCTATGATAAGAATATTGGAAAAACTGAAAGATATATCAAGAGTCGACATGGTAACTCACCCTGATAATGTAAGAGCTCTTAAGCTATATCAATCTTTAGGATTCATTATAGAATCACGAAAGGAAAATTTCTACGGAGATGGAGAGCCTCGCCTAGTGCTAGTATTAAAAAATAATTAA
- a CDS encoding virulence RhuM family protein translates to MKKVNTKNQIIIYQAPSGAIELKGDVKRETVWATQRQLAEVFKVDVRTINEHLKNIFKFHELKEKSVIRKFRITASDGKIYNTNHYNLDAIISVGYRVNSKTATQFRQWATKTLREHIVIGYTINRKQVMKNYNAFIKTVGDIQALLPEHIALDPKSVLELVKEFSNTWQSLDAYDKESLKKIGATKKSVKISTDELLESIAILRQDLIKRGETTDIFAHERSPGSIEGIVGNVVQSFNGKPVYPTIEEKAAHLLYFMVKNHPFTDGNKRSGAFAFIWFLRKARSKRSRNINPAALTALTLLIAESNPTKKDQMIALITQLLK, encoded by the coding sequence ATGAAAAAGGTTAATACAAAAAACCAAATAATCATATACCAGGCGCCGAGCGGGGCCATTGAGTTGAAAGGGGATGTGAAGCGCGAAACAGTCTGGGCTACGCAAAGACAACTTGCTGAAGTATTTAAAGTTGATGTAAGAACAATCAACGAACACTTGAAAAACATATTTAAATTTCATGAATTGAAGGAAAAATCAGTTATCCGGAAATTCCGGATAACTGCATCTGATGGAAAAATTTACAATACAAATCATTATAATTTAGATGCAATTATTTCTGTTGGGTATAGAGTAAATTCAAAGACCGCTACACAATTCCGCCAGTGGGCAACTAAAACACTTAGAGAACACATTGTCATCGGTTATACTATAAACCGCAAGCAAGTTATGAAGAACTACAATGCCTTTATAAAGACCGTAGGAGACATTCAAGCATTACTGCCGGAACATATTGCGCTTGACCCAAAGTCTGTACTTGAACTGGTAAAAGAATTCTCAAATACATGGCAGTCGCTGGACGCGTATGACAAAGAATCGCTCAAAAAGATTGGCGCTACTAAAAAATCAGTAAAAATTTCCACTGATGAACTTTTGGAATCTATTGCAATACTACGCCAAGATCTAATAAAAAGAGGCGAAACAACAGATATTTTCGCGCATGAACGCTCACCGGGAAGCATAGAAGGGATTGTAGGTAACGTCGTGCAATCATTTAATGGCAAACCGGTATATCCAACTATTGAGGAGAAGGCTGCGCACTTGCTTTACTTTATGGTAAAGAATCATCCATTTACCGATGGGAATAAACGCTCCGGCGCATTTGCGTTTATATGGTTTCTACGAAAAGCGCGCAGTAAACGGAGTAGAAACATTAACCCTGCGGCACTTACCGCACTCACTCTCCTTATCGCTGAAAGTAATCCGACTAAAAAAGATCAGATGATTGCCCTTATAACACAACTTCTAAAATAA
- the uvrA gene encoding excinuclease ABC subunit UvrA: MKDKDEKIIIKGARTHNLKNINLEIPRGKMIVFTGLSGSGKSSLAFDTIFAEGQRRYVESLSAYARQFLAQMQKPDVDEIHGLSPAISIDQKSRSSNPRSTVATITEIYDYLRVLYARIGKPHCIKCGREIKRLSNEEIINVVLKNISKVKSNVKAGSKLGSILVFSPIVRGRKGEYYQLLYDLLGKGYESVRVDGKIKKLRGQIILAKNKKHDIDILIDEISLSGKEGIKGDFRSRLAEAIERALREADGIVKINFPDTDEEFLMSSSFTCPYDGFSFPEIEPRLFSFNSPYGACPACHGLGTKHLFGDEPCDICHGARLREEALHVFVDDKNIVELIALSISSAVKFFKDLKLSERDREISKVLLKEIENRLQFLLSVGLDYMSLDRRANTLSGGEAQRIRLASQLGSQLVGTLYVLDEPTIGLHQRDNDRLIKTLKDLRNLGNTIIVVEHDEDTILASDYLVDIGPGAGVHGGEIVASGYIEDLLTGKSRKGKSLTLDYLRGDANIPVPERRRVSERGAIKIRGGKIFNIKDLNVDIPLGKFCVITGVSGSGKSTLLYEILYKNLEARFDRRYRSNEIFNCESFSGTEYLSRVIMIDQSPIGRTPRSNPATYTGAFTYIRDLFASTEESRMRGWGPSRFSFNVKGGRCEACQGNGTVAVEMHFLPTVYVGCDICGGKRFDKETLDVRYKKKNIFETLQMTVEEALVFFEDIPAIYDRLKTLNDVGLGYLELGQSATTLSGGEAQRVKISSELYRPMVQKTIYLLDEPTVGLHYEDVKNLLKILNKLVDKGNTVVLIEHNMDVIKSADYIVDMGPLGGSGGGNVVAKGSPEKVASEKDSYTGSYLKKWLKK; encoded by the coding sequence ATGAAAGATAAAGATGAAAAAATAATAATAAAAGGCGCCAGAACGCATAATCTTAAGAATATTAATCTTGAGATTCCTAGGGGTAAGATGATAGTCTTTACCGGCCTTTCAGGCTCGGGCAAGTCTTCGCTTGCTTTTGACACTATCTTTGCCGAAGGACAAAGGCGTTATGTGGAATCTCTTTCCGCTTACGCCAGGCAATTTTTAGCTCAAATGCAGAAACCGGATGTGGATGAGATTCATGGCCTTTCACCAGCCATCTCTATAGATCAAAAGTCTCGTTCCTCAAACCCGCGATCAACAGTGGCGACCATTACTGAGATTTATGATTATTTGCGTGTGTTATACGCGAGGATAGGGAAACCGCATTGTATTAAATGCGGAAGAGAAATTAAGCGTCTTTCAAATGAAGAAATAATAAACGTTGTTTTAAAAAATATTTCAAAAGTTAAAAGCAATGTCAAAGCTGGTTCTAAACTAGGAAGTATATTAGTTTTTTCTCCGATTGTGCGCGGAAGAAAGGGAGAGTATTATCAACTTCTCTATGATCTTTTGGGAAAGGGTTATGAGAGCGTGAGGGTTGACGGTAAGATAAAGAAGCTTCGCGGGCAGATAATATTGGCAAAAAATAAAAAACACGATATAGATATTTTGATAGACGAGATATCTCTCTCCGGCAAGGAGGGGATTAAGGGTGATTTTAGGTCGCGATTGGCTGAAGCTATTGAGCGCGCTCTTCGCGAGGCAGACGGTATTGTTAAGATTAATTTTCCGGATACTGATGAAGAATTTTTAATGTCGTCTTCTTTTACTTGTCCTTACGACGGCTTCTCTTTCCCTGAGATTGAGCCTCGCTTATTTTCTTTTAATTCGCCTTATGGAGCATGCCCGGCTTGCCATGGCCTCGGGACAAAACATCTTTTTGGCGATGAACCGTGCGATATTTGCCATGGCGCTCGCTTAAGAGAAGAAGCTTTGCATGTGTTTGTAGATGATAAAAATATAGTTGAGCTTATCGCTTTATCTATTTCAAGCGCTGTAAAATTCTTTAAAGATTTGAAGCTCAGTGAACGCGACAGGGAAATATCCAAAGTTTTGCTTAAGGAAATTGAAAACAGGTTGCAATTTCTTCTGTCGGTCGGGCTTGATTATATGTCTCTTGATAGAAGAGCTAATACTCTTTCAGGCGGAGAAGCGCAGAGGATAAGGCTTGCTTCTCAGCTCGGCTCTCAATTGGTGGGGACTCTCTATGTCCTTGATGAGCCGACTATTGGTTTGCATCAGAGAGATAATGACAGGCTTATAAAAACGCTTAAAGACCTTCGTAACTTGGGCAACACAATTATAGTGGTTGAGCACGATGAAGATACTATCCTTGCTTCAGATTATCTTGTGGATATCGGTCCTGGCGCTGGAGTTCATGGCGGAGAGATTGTGGCGTCAGGTTATATTGAAGATCTTTTGACTGGAAAATCAAGAAAAGGCAAATCGCTTACTTTGGATTATCTAAGAGGCGATGCCAATATTCCTGTGCCTGAAAGAAGAAGAGTTTCGGAAAGAGGAGCTATCAAGATAAGAGGCGGAAAGATTTTTAATATAAAAGATTTGAATGTTGATATTCCTTTGGGTAAATTTTGCGTTATAACCGGTGTTTCAGGGAGCGGGAAATCAACGTTGCTTTATGAGATTTTGTATAAGAATCTCGAGGCAAGGTTTGATAGGAGATATAGAAGTAATGAAATTTTTAATTGCGAGTCTTTCTCAGGCACGGAATATTTATCAAGAGTTATAATGATAGACCAATCGCCGATAGGCAGAACTCCGCGTTCAAACCCCGCAACATATACCGGAGCTTTCACTTATATTCGCGACCTTTTCGCTTCAACCGAAGAATCCAGGATGCGAGGCTGGGGTCCTTCCAGATTTTCTTTTAATGTGAAGGGCGGAAGGTGCGAGGCTTGCCAAGGCAACGGTACGGTGGCTGTTGAAATGCATTTTTTGCCGACAGTTTATGTAGGGTGTGATATTTGCGGAGGGAAGCGTTTTGATAAGGAAACATTGGATGTCAGATATAAGAAGAAAAATATTTTTGAGACGCTTCAAATGACAGTTGAAGAAGCCCTCGTCTTTTTTGAAGATATACCCGCTATTTATGACAGGCTGAAGACTTTAAATGACGTAGGGCTTGGCTACTTGGAGCTTGGCCAATCGGCGACGACTCTGTCTGGCGGCGAAGCGCAAAGGGTAAAAATATCTTCTGAACTTTATAGGCCTATGGTTCAAAAGACTATTTATCTCTTAGATGAGCCGACTGTCGGTCTTCATTATGAGGATGTGAAAAATCTTCTTAAGATATTGAATAAACTGGTTGATAAAGGAAATACAGTTGTGCTTATAGAACATAATATGGATGTGATAAAAAGCGCCGATTATATTGTGGATATGGGCCCTCTAGGCGGTTCAGGCGGCGGTAATGTGGTAGCAAAAGGCTCCCCGGAAAAAGTGGCGAGTGAAAAAGATTCTTATACTGGTTCTTATCTTAAAAAATGGTTAAAGAAATAA
- a CDS encoding excinuclease ABC subunit UvrB, translating to MSKFKLKSKFKPAGDQPKAINELAKGIHSGLLRQTLLGVTGSGKTFTVANVIEKIQKPTLVIAHNKTLAAQLASEYEEFFPDSAVHYFVSYYDYYQPEAYIPITDTYIEKETQINEEIDRLRHASTQALLSRSDVIIVASVSCIYGLGSPKEYEESLLKIEKNEKMSRVDLLHKLIAIYFERTNADLLPGKFRVVGNSIEIMPVNERVVYNIKISGDSIGEILKIDPVSSHILKREKTIFLFPAKHFITGKDKRDAGIESIKKELRAHLKKLEKEGKLLEAERLRRRTLNDIALIREIGYCNGIENYSRHFRGVPAGTAPETLLSYFPYAKDGKPDFLTIIDESHVTVPQIAGMYAGDASRKKTLVEYGFRLPSAMDNRPLNFKEFEERVGQVVYTSATPGNYEKEVSENIVEQIIRPTGLIDPEIKIKPIIEKGKYRAKPLGGRPTQPEAEYRGQIADFIEEARKTAEKGERSIATTLTKKMAEDLASYLKEQKIKAEYLHSEIKTLDRIKILTDFRRGKFDCLVGINLLREGLDLPEVSFIGILDADKEGFLRSETSLIQTIGRAARNSAGRVILYADTVTGSMKRAIGETERRRKIQIAYNKKHKITPKTIIKKIHDITEALESQHQKTVKAVFEMDKKLFEKNPKKLIKDKEKQMSQAVKELDFETAAILRDEIKEIEKMRDEKIKERNSSTR from the coding sequence ATGTCTAAGTTTAAATTAAAGTCTAAATTCAAGCCTGCCGGTGATCAGCCGAAGGCTATTAACGAGCTTGCTAAGGGTATTCACAGCGGCTTATTGAGACAGACGCTTTTAGGTGTTACAGGTTCAGGTAAGACATTTACGGTGGCTAATGTCATAGAGAAAATCCAGAAGCCGACATTGGTCATAGCTCATAATAAGACCCTTGCCGCTCAGCTTGCTTCTGAGTATGAGGAGTTTTTTCCTGACAGCGCTGTTCATTATTTTGTTTCTTATTATGATTATTATCAGCCGGAGGCCTATATTCCAATAACTGATACTTATATAGAGAAAGAGACGCAGATTAATGAAGAGATAGACCGTCTTCGCCACGCTTCCACTCAAGCGCTTTTAAGCCGTTCGGATGTTATCATTGTCGCTTCCGTCTCTTGTATTTATGGATTAGGGAGCCCAAAGGAGTATGAAGAAAGCCTGTTAAAAATAGAAAAAAATGAAAAAATGTCGCGCGTAGATTTATTGCATAAATTGATTGCTATTTATTTTGAAAGAACTAATGCGGATTTACTTCCCGGGAAATTCAGAGTAGTCGGTAATTCTATAGAGATAATGCCTGTGAATGAAAGGGTAGTGTATAATATAAAAATTTCCGGAGATTCCATCGGCGAGATACTGAAGATAGACCCTGTTTCAAGCCATATTTTAAAGAGAGAAAAAACTATTTTTCTTTTTCCGGCTAAGCATTTTATTACCGGAAAAGATAAAAGAGACGCAGGTATAGAGTCTATAAAAAAAGAACTAAGGGCTCATTTAAAGAAACTTGAGAAAGAAGGTAAATTGCTTGAGGCAGAAAGACTCAGGCGAAGAACATTAAATGACATCGCTCTTATAAGAGAGATAGGTTATTGCAATGGAATTGAAAATTATTCCCGTCATTTTAGGGGCGTGCCGGCCGGTACAGCGCCGGAAACACTGCTTTCATATTTTCCTTATGCTAAAGACGGGAAACCTGATTTCCTGACTATTATTGATGAATCGCATGTGACCGTTCCTCAAATTGCTGGTATGTATGCCGGTGATGCGTCAAGAAAAAAGACTTTGGTAGAATATGGGTTTCGTCTGCCTTCAGCTATGGATAATAGGCCTCTTAATTTCAAAGAGTTTGAAGAACGTGTAGGTCAGGTCGTATATACTTCAGCGACTCCTGGAAATTATGAGAAGGAAGTAAGTGAAAATATAGTGGAACAGATTATTCGGCCGACGGGACTTATTGACCCTGAGATTAAAATTAAGCCGATAATTGAGAAAGGGAAATATAGGGCTAAACCACTTGGTGGTCGCCCGACTCAGCCGGAGGCTGAGTATAGGGGCCAGATTGCCGATTTTATAGAAGAGGCAAGAAAGACGGCTGAGAAAGGAGAGCGTTCTATAGCCACAACTCTTACCAAGAAGATGGCTGAAGACTTGGCTTCGTATCTAAAAGAACAAAAAATCAAGGCAGAATACTTGCATAGTGAAATTAAGACTCTTGATAGGATAAAAATACTCACAGATTTTAGAAGGGGTAAGTTTGATTGTCTTGTCGGCATCAATCTGTTGAGAGAAGGACTTGATTTGCCGGAAGTTTCTTTTATCGGAATACTTGATGCCGATAAAGAAGGATTTTTACGTAGTGAGACGTCTCTTATCCAGACCATCGGCCGAGCGGCTAGAAATTCTGCCGGAAGAGTCATTCTTTATGCTGATACGGTCACTGGTTCTATGAAAAGGGCAATAGGCGAAACAGAGAGAAGAAGGAAGATACAGATTGCTTATAATAAAAAGCATAAAATTACACCTAAAACTATTATTAAGAAGATTCATGATATTACAGAAGCGCTTGAGAGTCAGCATCAGAAAACGGTAAAAGCTGTGTTTGAAATGGATAAGAAATTATTTGAAAAAAATCCTAAGAAACTGATTAAAGACAAAGAGAAACAGATGAGTCAGGCGGTAAAAGAGCTTGATTTTGAGACGGCTGCTATATTGAGAGATGAAATAAAAGAAATTGAAAAGATGCGAGATGAAAAAATCAAAGAAAGAAACAGCTCAACGCGTTGA
- a CDS encoding lysophospholipase yields MKEKVILKTIDNKEIVGNYIEVSGAKGAGLLLHMMPSTKESWNGFAKELLEAGFSSLAIDLRGHGESDGGPEGFMRFDDKEHQKSMLDVKASIEFLKNKGVAIGKIFLAGASIGANLSLQYQKENPEIKASILLSPGLNYRGILGGELAKNLNDNQAIFASGSEHDCGYQDARGLSADKCASDMAKDIFEAAPSKNKQIKIFSNSAHGTTILLRNEGFLKELILWLGKIYV; encoded by the coding sequence ATGAAAGAAAAAGTAATTTTAAAGACAATTGATAATAAAGAAATAGTTGGCAATTATATAGAAGTTTCTGGCGCAAAAGGCGCCGGTTTATTACTTCATATGATGCCTTCTACTAAAGAAAGCTGGAATGGATTTGCCAAAGAACTGCTTGAGGCGGGATTTTCTTCTTTGGCTATAGACTTAAGAGGGCATGGCGAGTCAGACGGAGGGCCGGAAGGATTTATGCGGTTTGATGATAAGGAACACCAGAAGTCTATGTTAGATGTTAAAGCCAGCATTGAATTTCTTAAAAATAAAGGGGTGGCGATTGGTAAGATTTTTCTGGCAGGCGCTTCTATTGGGGCAAATCTTTCATTGCAATATCAGAAAGAGAACCCTGAGATTAAAGCCTCAATTTTACTTTCCCCGGGGCTTAATTACAGGGGCATTTTAGGAGGAGAGCTTGCTAAAAATTTAAATGACAATCAGGCAATTTTTGCCTCCGGTAGCGAGCATGATTGCGGCTATCAGGATGCTCGCGGATTGTCAGCCGATAAGTGCGCCAGCGATATGGCAAAAGATATTTTTGAAGCAGCACCATCTAAAAACAAGCAAATCAAAATTTTTTCTAACTCGGCGCACGGTACAACAATATTATTGAGAAATGAAGGCTTCTTAAAAGAGCTTATTTTATGGCTCGGTAAAATATATGTCTAA
- a CDS encoding DUF167 domain-containing protein, with translation MLIKVKIFPGIKKEEVTEKNEGVFEVKVKEKAEQGKANNRLIELLSRHFQISESQVKIISGSKKRNKTVSIKI, from the coding sequence ATGCTGATTAAAGTAAAAATTTTTCCCGGGATAAAGAAAGAAGAGGTGACGGAGAAAAATGAAGGAGTTTTTGAGGTGAAGGTGAAAGAAAAAGCTGAGCAAGGGAAGGCGAATAATAGGCTTATAGAGCTTCTTTCAAGGCACTTCCAAATTTCTGAAAGTCAGGTTAAAATTATAAGCGGATCTAAGAAACGCAATAAAACAGTATCTATAAAGATATAG
- a CDS encoding CapA family protein encodes MMNDNLKIFFRKLIWASAAIYLGILVSSLGLKAVKVAYVNIKPNINLNTSLAVVFFWADDLISLYKEDNAAEVAPITADIFSSEVKYINVNNDEKNNEKEISFTFVGDIMLDRNVQNSVYKNGGGDFSFIFENVDFLSTSDITFGNLEGPVSDKGMDLGNLYSFRMNPLVLSPIKDAGFDVLSVANNHSADWGEGAFVDTLNRLELNGISPVGGGINKDDAESIKIIERNGLKVGFLAFSDVGPKWFEAGNNKPGILLAKTELVKELVLKAKYKADYVVVSFHFGNEYETVASYRQEELAKQAVDAGANIVIGHHPHVVQKIELYNGGLIAYSLGNFIFDQNFSEETMEGSLLNVVFSGQDIVSIYKKRVELNDFFQVYLSDYAD; translated from the coding sequence ATGATGAATGATAATTTAAAAATATTTTTTCGTAAATTAATTTGGGCTTCTGCCGCTATATATCTTGGTATTCTAGTTTCATCTTTGGGTTTAAAAGCCGTTAAAGTCGCTTATGTGAATATAAAGCCAAATATTAATTTAAATACGAGTTTGGCAGTTGTATTTTTTTGGGCAGACGACCTTATTTCTTTGTATAAAGAAGATAACGCGGCAGAAGTTGCGCCGATTACCGCAGATATTTTTTCATCTGAAGTTAAATATATCAACGTCAATAACGATGAGAAAAATAATGAAAAAGAAATATCGTTCACATTTGTCGGAGATATAATGCTTGACCGTAATGTTCAAAATTCTGTTTATAAAAATGGCGGCGGTGATTTTTCTTTTATTTTTGAAAATGTTGATTTTTTGTCAACAAGCGATATAACTTTTGGCAATCTGGAAGGCCCTGTATCGGATAAGGGCATGGACTTAGGTAATTTATATTCATTTCGCATGAACCCTCTCGTTTTATCGCCTATTAAAGATGCAGGTTTTGATGTTCTTTCTGTCGCTAATAATCATTCTGCTGATTGGGGGGAAGGCGCATTTGTAGATACGCTTAATAGGTTGGAGTTAAACGGCATCAGTCCGGTTGGAGGCGGTATTAATAAAGATGATGCGGAGAGTATAAAAATTATAGAAAGGAACGGTCTTAAGGTCGGTTTCTTGGCATTTTCTGATGTGGGGCCTAAGTGGTTTGAGGCGGGGAATAATAAACCGGGCATACTTTTGGCTAAGACGGAGCTTGTTAAAGAGCTGGTGTTAAAAGCAAAGTATAAGGCAGATTATGTCGTCGTCTCTTTTCATTTTGGCAATGAATATGAAACGGTAGCAAGTTATAGACAGGAAGAGCTTGCGAAGCAGGCGGTAGATGCCGGGGCAAATATAGTGATTGGCCATCATCCTCACGTGGTGCAGAAGATAGAATTATATAATGGCGGACTTATTGCTTACAGTCTAGGTAATTTTATATTTGACCAAAACTTTTCCGAGGAGACAATGGAAGGATCGCTTCTTAATGTGGTTTTCAGTGGGCAAGATATCGTCTCTATATATAAGAAGAGAGTTGAGCTAAATGATTTTTTTCAGGTTTATCTTTCAGATTATGCTGATTAA